A region from the Cystobacter ferrugineus genome encodes:
- a CDS encoding DUF5953 family protein, producing the protein MANPQSPLVLTVYAPALADDDSRPLAVIRGMERALPGLRLESTISSEGKLVPLPQREAWLAQGRPNGRGVRLICNSDESYRVTVSGWERPAGVSPRGQSQLEVHAKLPLHVVGSAAAADVFESMGEATRAFWGRATPESVAAEMAQQVRHSVRQPHVPPRGLPTLKLTEEIRSPEIPHHLGWLNYWSDAAARAIGFPDPARDAELLSRSRRTATGGWVVQLTDAPLDLDNPAHLDALKRAYERFPEIGGRAAP; encoded by the coding sequence ATGGCAAACCCGCAGAGTCCCCTCGTCCTTACCGTTTATGCGCCTGCTCTCGCGGATGACGACAGCCGCCCTTTGGCAGTCATTCGTGGAATGGAGCGAGCGCTTCCCGGCTTGCGCCTGGAGTCGACGATCTCCAGCGAGGGGAAACTGGTCCCGCTACCGCAGCGCGAGGCATGGCTCGCCCAAGGGAGACCAAACGGAAGGGGGGTTCGGCTCATTTGCAATAGCGATGAGAGCTACCGGGTAACGGTTTCTGGATGGGAAAGACCGGCGGGGGTCTCCCCGAGAGGACAGTCACAGCTTGAAGTCCATGCAAAACTGCCGCTGCATGTAGTGGGGAGCGCAGCGGCGGCGGATGTGTTTGAGAGCATGGGGGAGGCCACGCGCGCGTTTTGGGGGCGTGCGACGCCAGAAAGCGTAGCGGCTGAGATGGCGCAGCAAGTGCGCCATTCCGTGCGCCAGCCGCATGTGCCGCCACGAGGGCTGCCGACGCTCAAGCTCACAGAGGAAATCCGGTCGCCCGAGATTCCGCATCACCTGGGGTGGCTGAACTACTGGTCGGACGCTGCCGCACGGGCCATCGGCTTTCCGGACCCCGCGCGTGATGCGGAGCTGCTGTCACGCTCACGGCGTACCGCGACGGGTGGGTGGGTCGTGCAGCTCACTGATGCGCCGCTCGACCTGGACAACCCCGCCCACCTGGACGCGCTCAAACGGGCCTACGAGCGCTTCCCGGAGATTGGCGGGCGCGCAGCCCCTTGA
- a CDS encoding DUF2381 family protein, whose amino-acid sequence MLAALLAGAAQAAEPPPVPPCVATARFDLAAGSPEGALEVCASADEPTTFFFDSRLAVGAVEFQPENRLADWSVGKEGLSLNVIPKAGYLPGERVRVTVRFADGALPATASFWLVGHASKGTRRVEVFRQPRPPEVLKKERDEAQAEARQCQEDKARILAEREGPGGLMEAAWLEGAGVVAPKDILSQVRKRPTNALGIDEAWSYSYTRTKETRPASVAVRLLLLNPGAEPWTLAGAALVDSAGEQVELARWPLAPIPANGAGAVVVGIEGARAQLGCPCTLKLWEAQGPRTFTLENVTFPEGKAKGP is encoded by the coding sequence TTGCTGGCCGCCCTGCTCGCTGGTGCTGCGCAAGCCGCAGAGCCGCCCCCCGTCCCCCCCTGCGTCGCGACGGCGCGTTTTGACTTGGCCGCAGGCTCTCCGGAGGGAGCGCTGGAAGTGTGCGCTAGCGCGGACGAGCCGACGACGTTCTTCTTTGACTCCCGCCTCGCCGTGGGAGCGGTGGAGTTTCAGCCAGAGAACCGCCTTGCGGATTGGTCCGTAGGTAAAGAGGGCCTGAGCCTCAACGTCATTCCCAAGGCGGGTTATCTGCCGGGGGAACGGGTTCGTGTGACGGTGCGCTTCGCGGATGGCGCGCTTCCGGCAACCGCGAGCTTTTGGCTCGTGGGTCATGCGTCAAAGGGGACGCGCCGGGTGGAGGTGTTCCGGCAGCCGCGCCCGCCCGAGGTGCTCAAGAAGGAGCGTGACGAAGCACAGGCCGAAGCGCGCCAGTGTCAAGAGGACAAGGCGCGGATTCTGGCCGAGCGTGAGGGACCGGGCGGACTCATGGAAGCCGCGTGGCTGGAGGGGGCCGGAGTCGTGGCGCCCAAGGATATTCTCTCGCAGGTCAGGAAGCGGCCAACCAACGCGCTCGGGATCGATGAAGCCTGGAGCTACAGCTACACACGCACCAAGGAGACTCGCCCGGCAAGCGTGGCTGTGCGGCTGCTCCTCTTAAACCCCGGCGCGGAGCCCTGGACGCTGGCGGGGGCGGCGCTGGTGGACTCGGCGGGGGAACAGGTGGAGCTTGCCCGTTGGCCACTGGCGCCCATCCCCGCGAATGGGGCCGGTGCCGTCGTGGTGGGCATCGAGGGGGCGCGCGCGCAGCTCGGCTGCCCCTGCACCCTCAAGCTATGGGAAGCACAGGGGCCGCGCACCTTCACCCTTGAGAACGTCACCTTCCCCGAGGGGAAAGCGAAGGGGCCCTGA